The Campylobacter sp. MG1 genome contains the following window.
TTATTAAGCTCAATTTTTACATCATTTTTACCTTGTTTTAGTTATAAAACTAATGAAGATATTTTAAAATTAAAATTTGAAGAATTATTTTTAGCCCTACTTTATAGTAAAAATAATCAAAGTTTTTTATCATTTTTAAAGACCATAATCACCAATTTTAAACTATCTTTATATCAGATATTTTCATATTGCGAACAAGATTTTCAAAGCGTAAATGATATGGCAAAAATATCTAATATGTCCTTAACTACTTTTAGCAAAAACTTCAAACAAAGTTTTGGAATTAGCCCTAAAGAATGGCTTGATAATAAAAAATTTGAAAAGGCAAAATTCTTATTAGAATTTTCAAACAAAAACATTACAGAAATATGTTTAGAAGTAGGATTTAACTCACCTGCTTGGTTTATTTCACGCTATAAAAAAAGATATAATAAAACCCCAAAACAATTTCAAAAATCAAAAAACTTATATTTTTTACATTAAAACTATTAGAAATAAAATTCTTTTTTCCTTATAATTTTTCAAAAATTATTTAAGGAGAAAAGATGAAAAAATATATTTTAAGTTTAGCATTACTTGCTAGTATGAATGCAATGGAAGTTAAAGAAATCAATGCTTTTGCTTCGCCTGAGAGTGTTGTGGCAAATAAAGATTATGTATTTGTCTCAAATGTAGGTCAAAAAATTGAGCCTTTAAACAAGGATTTAGATGGTTATATAAATATAATCTCAAAAGCTGATGATAAAATCAATGTATTTGTAAAGAATTTAAATGCTCCGAAAGGTATGAAGATTATTAACAATACACTTTATGTTGTAGATATTGATACTTTATACGGCTTTGATATAACAAGCAAAAAAGAAGTATTTAAGCTAGAAATTAAAGGCTCGGTATTTTTAAATGCAATTGAGAGCTTAGACAATGATACTCTTTTAGTAAGTGATACTGGCACTTATACGATTTTTGAAATCAATTTAAAAGATAAAAACTATAAAACTTTTATGAATATTGACAAAAGTTATGGTGGTCCTAATGGCTTATTAATTGATAAAAATTCTTTATATGTTGTAGGGTATGATCCTAGTGAAAAAGATGGCGGAGCTATTTTAAAAATTGATTTAGCTAGTAAAAATGTAGAAAAACTAAGTGATAATTTAGAGCAATTTGATGGAATTGTTAAAATTAATGATGATATTTTAGTATCTAGCTGGGGTAAAGAGCTAAATGGTTATATTTATAAACTTAATCAAAATAAATTAGAAAAACTAGATTTAAAAGCACTTAAAGGACCTGCTGATATGTTTTATGATAACTCTACAAACACACTTTTAGTGCCTGAAATGGCTAATAATTCTTTATTAAAAATCAAATTATAATTAGAATTTACTATGAGAAAATCTCTCATAGTAAATTAATAAAAATAGTTTAGATATTTTTTAAAGCCATAACTAATTGAATTCTATTTTTTACTCCAACTTTTTGATATATGCTAGATGAAATGGATTTTATAGTTCTTTCACTTAAATTTAACATCTCAGCTATTGATGAATTACTCAACCCGTCTTTTATGTAATTAGCAACTATTTTTTCTCTTTCATCTAAAACATTAAAAATTGCAAAATTATCTTGTTTATAACTTTGATTTATTAAATTTACCATATTAGCAACTATGTCAGGTAGTAACCATACACCACCATTTTTAATACAATTTATAGCATCAACAAAATGTATTTTTTGCATTCTCGCATTTGCATATCCTCTAGCGCCTTTATTTAAAAAATTATGTGCTTCAACAAAATTTGGGTTTTTAGATAATACTAAGCATTTAAAATTATTTAAAGCCAATTCCTCTAAATCATCTATATTATCACATATAACAACATCTATTGATTTAAATTTATTAATTATTACTCCATTATATTCAGTAAAATATATATTAAAATCGCTTAAAATTTCCTCTAGATAATTCTTAATTTCCCTATCTTTTATATTAATTGCAATCTTCATTATCTCTCCCTTAAAGCATTTTGTTTAGTTTTAAATATAGGCTTTAATAAATAGTCTAGTATTGTTTTTTTGCCAGTAACAATATCAGCATTTACTATCATGCCCACTTTAATATTTAAAGGTTTTTCATCTGTTCCTAAGTGATTTTTGTCTGTTATAATCCTTACTAAATAAAAACTCTCTCCTTTATCATTAGTTTCGGTATCAGCACTAATTTGCATAACCTTTCCCTCAAGTCCGCCATAAATACTAAAATCATAAGCACTTACTTTAATAATAGCTCTTAAACCTTCTCTTAAAAATGCCACATCAGCAGGTTTAACCTTAACTTCAGCTATTAATTTATCGTCAAGTGGAACTATTTCAGCTATATTTTCACCTGGCTTAATTACTCCTGAAACAGTATGAACATTAAGCTTTGAAACTATACCATTTACAGGGCTTTTTACTAAAGTTCTATCAACCCTATCATCAAGACCTATTTGACTTTTATTAATTCTAGCAATTTCAGCATTTGTTTCGTTTAATTCTTTTTTAGAATCATTTTTAAAACCTAAAGTAATTTCTTTCAAAGCTGCTTCAGCCTTTGGTAATGATAATCTAGCTTGTGATAAATCACCTCTTACATCATTTAATTGTCTACTAACTTGTAAATATTCTACTTCGCTAACACTACCTTTTTTATATAAATTATATGTTAAATCATTTTGTTTAGAGATTAAGTTGTAACTAGTACCTAAATGTGCTATTCTTGATTTTAATTCTTTAACTTCACTTTCTTTTTGAGATATTTTCTCTCTTAATTGTGCTATATTACTCTTATATAAACTTTCTTCATTTTTGAGTGTAGCTGGAAAAATTTTATTAAGCTCATCTTCAGTTAGTATACTTGTATCAAAATTAGTATCATTAGCTTGTGCATTTAATCTTATTTTCTTTGCTAATAACTCACTAATTTTCACTTCACTCTCGCCTAAAGAACTCTCAAAACTTTTATTATCAATCTTAAGCAATACTTGACCTTTTTTTACAACATCACCTTCTCTTACTAATAATTCTTGAACAATACCACCTTCTAAATTTTGAACAACTTGATTTTGACCGCTTGGCACTACCTTACCTTGTCCTCTAGTAATCTCATCAATATCAGCAAAACCCATCCAGCATATAATTCCAATTACGCAAATTAATATTATATATAACATTGTCTTAGTTTTTTGAGAACTTTTTGCTAAAACTGCTTGAGATAAACTATTCATATAATTTAAATCATCTTGAGTATATTTTTGTTTCATTTTACTGCTCCAAGCTGTTTTAATACTTCATCTTTTTTTCCATCCATAACTATTTTCGAATTATCTATTACAATTATTCTATCAACCAACTTTAATAATGATTGTTTATGAGTTATAACAATTAAAGTTTTATTTTCACAAGCATTCTTAAGATTATTTATTATCTTATTTTCTGTTTGCGTATCTATTTGATTAGTAGGTTCATCAAGCAACATAATAGGCGTATTAGTTATAAATGCTCTAGCTATAGCAATAGCCTGTCTTTGACCACCGCTAATACCTTCCCCACGCTCATAAACTGGCATATCAAATCCTAATGGATGTAAATTTACAAATTCATTAACACATGCAATATTAGAAGCGCTAATTATCTCTTCATCACTCACATACGGTGCTTTAAAAATAATATTATCTCTTAGAGTTCCTTTAAAAAGCATAATATCTTGTGAAACATAACCTATATGCTCTCTTAAATCCACTGGGTCAATTTGTTCTGTGTCAATACCATCAATATGAATACTACCACTACTAGGCTCATAAAGTCCCATAATTAATTTTTCAATAGTTGTCTTTCCACTACCATTTTTACCTATTATTGCAACTTTTTCTCCTGGCTCTATTTTAAATGACACACCTGATAAAGATTCTTTTTTTGCATCTGGATAAGAAAAATGTACATTTTTAAATTCAATACCACCTAAAAATGCATTACGCCTTACAAATTTTCTACCATTTTCACGCTCAACAGGTAAATTCATGATATCATCTAAACTCTTATAGGCTGTTTTAGTTTGTTCATAATTTGATATTAAAGAAGCTACCTGACCCATAGGTGCTATAGCACGAGAACTAAGAATCACGCTAGCAATAAGCCCACCCATACTAAGCTCCATATCCTTAATCATATAAACACCCATAGCTATTATCGCAACTGTATTAAATTGAACTAAGAATCCTGTAACCATAGGAATTGAACTTGATAAAATTTTACTTTTTATACTTTTATTTGCTATTTCACCAGTAGCTTCTTCGTATATCCATTGTGAAGATGATGCTGCACTAAGTGTTTTAATAGTTTCTAAGGTATTAAGACTTTCAATTAATACACCATTTTTATAAGCACTTGCTTCGTATGTACTCTCAATTGATTTTTGTAAAGGCTTTCTAATTGAAAAAGTATATGCTAAAATCAAAAACATAACTACAATAGGCACTATTACTAAATGCCCTGCTAAAAAATAAATAGTAATTAGAAAAATTACACAAAATGGTAAATCTACTATAGCGGCTATACTAGCACTTGCAAAGAAGCTTTTTAATGTATCAAATTCCTTTAAATTTTGAGCAAAAGAACCAACACTTTTCGGTCTAGCACTAAGTTTAATATCTAAAACTCTTTCATAAATGATAGAACTCATAATAATATCACTTTTTTTAGAAGCTGTTTCTAAAAAATACGCTCTTACTAATTTTATTACCAAATCAATAATATAAACAACTAATACACCTAAAGCTAATACCCATAAAGTTTCAATAGCATTATTAGGAACCACTCTATCATACACATTCATAGTAAAAAGTGGTCCAGCTAATACAAATAAATTTATAATCAAAGATGCTAATAAAACATCTATATAAATAGGCTTGCTCTTTTTAAGAGTATCCCAAAACCAATGCTCATTAGGATTATTTTTAAGATTGTTTATTTCATTTTTAATTACAAATTCTTTTTTTAAATAAAAAGCATAACCTAAATATTCTTCTTCAATATCTTTAACATCAACTAATGTAGCAGCACCATCAAAACCTGGAAAAATTATGCTTAACTTATCATCATGAAAACCTTGTAATATACAAGCTTTTTGATTTTTTAATACTAAAATACAAGGTAAAACTAAATTTGGTATATCTTTTAATTCCTTTTTTACTAAAGTACTAGCAAAACCTGCCCTTTTTGCAGCTCTACTAAATAAAGATTTTTTACTATTTTTAGAAAAAAGCTCTATTCCTCCTAAATTTTTATCATACGGCAAACCAGCCGTTAATGCATCGGCACTATAAGGATTGTTATAAAGCTTAGTTAAAATTACTAAGCAATCTAATAATTCATCTGTTTTGGTATTATTCATTTATTTATCCCTGTCTAATTTCACTTAAAAATCTACCTTGAACTAAATTAATATTTAGTTTCTTAACTTTTTGTAAAGTCTCATCATTTTCTATACCTATTACAATTATATTAACGCCTTTTGAATTTAATATAATATCTAATGAATCTTTAGCTCTACTAGTATTAGCATCTTCTAATAAATCTAATAATAAATTACTTTGTATTTTTATATAACTTACATTTAATTCATTTAAAATATTTAAATTTTCCTTATTTAAAGCAAAATGGTCTAATCCTAAAATTATATTATAAGGTCTAATAAATTTAGCAAATGATAATAAACTTCTAAAATCTAAGTCTTTATTCATAGGTAATTCTAAATATATTTTATTGTCGTGCTTAATTTTAAATATCTTTTCTAATTCAGCATAATTTTCTTCTTTTATTATTTCATTTGAAATATTAATTGATATATCTTTACCAAAATTACTAGTTATAGCTTTATTTAAAACATATAAATCTAATTTTTTACCTAAATTAAGCTCATTTACCATAGGCATAAAATACCCTGCACTTTTTAATTCACCATTATAATTTAACCTAAGATATAATTCACTATGATAAACTTCATCATTATTTAAAACATCTTGCATAGCAAAACAAAATTCATCTTTTTCAATAGCATTATTAATAAAATCTCTATATTGTTCTTTTCCAAGGACTAAACTAGCATTACTATCTGATTTATTCAAAGAAAAATTCTTTTTATTTTTAATTAGAAGCAAGTCTAATTCCGATAAAATTTCGTTCATTTTCTTATTTTCATAAGAGCTTATAGATGAAATAATACTAAATTCATTACTATCTATATCATATTCTTTAAATAATAATTCTAAATCAATTAAAATTTTATAACATGAATTTTCAAACTCTTGTGATTTTTCACCTAATATAATAAAATCATTTTCATTTAATGAAAATATACATTCATTATCAAAAACATGATTATTTGTTTTTAATAATTCAGCAATTTTTTGTAGAAACTCTAATGATTTATTAAAACCTAACAACTTTTTAAAATTATAAGTTTCTTTTATGCTTAACAAAAAGCAATATCCCGAAGAACGTTCTTCTGTATTTAATAATTCAGTAAATTTATTAACAAAATATCTACGATTTAATAATTTAGTTCTTTCATCTTTATATAATAATTCATTATATTTATCTAATGTTTCACTTTCTTTTTCAAAAATATCCTTAACTTTACCAACCATAGAGTTCATAGCCATAACCATCTTTTTAATCTCTTGAGTGAAAGGTAATTTATTTTGTATAATAAATTGATGTTCTAATATAGCTTCTGCTTGTTCTCTTACTTTATTTAATGGCGCTAAAATAGTTTTTAAAGCAAAATAAATAATAACCATTGATAAAACACAAATAATAAATAAATTTATAAATAAAACTTTTAATGTAGTATATAATTGCGAGTATGCAAATACAGGACTAATTTGTACATAAACAGTCCCTACTTTATTCCAAGTAATAATTTCAAATGATGATTCAGGTGGAACTATATCAACAAGTTTTACAAACCAATCACTAATTCCAAAATAATCATCTTCTTGATAAGCTTCATAAACAACATTATCATTTACATCTTTAAAACTTATTCTTTTATAAAATCCACTATTAAATATACTATCTATCATTAATGAAACAGCCTCTTTATCAACTATATCACCAACATTACTTTCTGTATTATTACTAATAATATTAGTTTGTTTAATATCTTCTGATGTATTATTTTGATTATTTTCTTGAGCAACAATATCTTGAAGTGTTTGCTCATCGCTAATATCACTTTGAATAGGTTTTTTTAAATTAGTAGATATTGCTAATCCTAAAGATGTAGCTGTATGTTTAGCATTAACACTTAATTGATCTTGTATAAATTCATTAGTAGTTGAATAATTTTTAACACCCACAATAGCTAAAATTATTAATATAAAAACAATAGCTCCAAACATAATCTGTTTAAACAATGTCATAAGTCACCCTTTTTTAATTTTTCTAAATAATCTGACCAATCTTTAGTATATTTAGACGATTTAGCTGATAATTTACCACTTGATGCCTGTTTAGTTAAAAACAAATCTTTAGCATTAAATGTTAATACTGGCTTTAAATCATTCCTTTGATTAGCTCGTTTAATAGTCGTTGTATTACTATCTAAAATAAATGGTATATCACCTGGTTTTTCATAATAAGATAAAACCATATGAGAAATCCACTTTCCACCGAAATTTGCATATACATAGGTAAAAAATAATTTATTTTCACTAACACCTAAATTTAATAATGTTAAATACTTGGCAATAACAAAATCTTCACAATCGCCACGACCCTTGCCTAAAGATTCAAATCTATTAGCCCAATAATCTGTTTTTCCCCAAGTATCTTTATCATCTGCCCACCTTAAAATACTAGGATTATTAAAAAACTCATTAACTTTAACAAGTTTTACAGCCTCATTTTGTCCGCTTAAATCACTTATTAATTTATCTAATTTTTCTAGTTTTTTAACACCACTATCACCATAAGTGGAAGCCATACGCTTATATGTTTCTGATTTAATAAACGAAGAGCTAAATAAAGTAATACTAAAAATAAGAGCGACAAAAATCACTCTTATAAAAATACTATTATTCATATTTTCCTAAATTATTTTACATCATCTACTGAGCATGCAAAACTTATAAATTGTTTAGCATAGCCATTTACAAAACTCTCTGAAATAATACCCATATTATTTAACATTTTATATTCTGTTAATAGAATATTATTTTTATTATTTATTAATT
Protein-coding sequences here:
- a CDS encoding helix-turn-helix domain-containing protein, with amino-acid sequence MIYLPNELSKISKNVISSNYLNLCLYETRKNDDYYEVLFDDYALVFINDGYKMIHTKKQDFTINKNEILFFTKGSYLIKDCVENNYYNSIIICFKESILIELIYKYKALLNSNFTTDEHIFKLNSNELLSSIFTSFLPCFSYKTNEDILKLKFEELFLALLYSKNNQSFLSFLKTIITNFKLSLYQIFSYCEQDFQSVNDMAKISNMSLTTFSKNFKQSFGISPKEWLDNKKFEKAKFLLEFSNKNITEICLEVGFNSPAWFISRYKKRYNKTPKQFQKSKNLYFLH
- a CDS encoding ATP-binding protein, producing MKKYILSLALLASMNAMEVKEINAFASPESVVANKDYVFVSNVGQKIEPLNKDLDGYINIISKADDKINVFVKNLNAPKGMKIINNTLYVVDIDTLYGFDITSKKEVFKLEIKGSVFLNAIESLDNDTLLVSDTGTYTIFEINLKDKNYKTFMNIDKSYGGPNGLLIDKNSLYVVGYDPSEKDGGAILKIDLASKNVEKLSDNLEQFDGIVKINDDILVSSWGKELNGYIYKLNQNKLEKLDLKALKGPADMFYDNSTNTLLVPEMANNSLLKIKL
- a CDS encoding response regulator transcription factor; this encodes MKIAINIKDREIKNYLEEILSDFNIYFTEYNGVIINKFKSIDVVICDNIDDLEELALNNFKCLVLSKNPNFVEAHNFLNKGARGYANARMQKIHFVDAINCIKNGGVWLLPDIVANMVNLINQSYKQDNFAIFNVLDEREKIVANYIKDGLSNSSIAEMLNLSERTIKSISSSIYQKVGVKNRIQLVMALKNI
- a CDS encoding HlyD family type I secretion periplasmic adaptor subunit, whose translation is MKQKYTQDDLNYMNSLSQAVLAKSSQKTKTMLYIILICVIGIICWMGFADIDEITRGQGKVVPSGQNQVVQNLEGGIVQELLVREGDVVKKGQVLLKIDNKSFESSLGESEVKISELLAKKIRLNAQANDTNFDTSILTEDELNKIFPATLKNEESLYKSNIAQLREKISQKESEVKELKSRIAHLGTSYNLISKQNDLTYNLYKKGSVSEVEYLQVSRQLNDVRGDLSQARLSLPKAEAALKEITLGFKNDSKKELNETNAEIARINKSQIGLDDRVDRTLVKSPVNGIVSKLNVHTVSGVIKPGENIAEIVPLDDKLIAEVKVKPADVAFLREGLRAIIKVSAYDFSIYGGLEGKVMQISADTETNDKGESFYLVRIITDKNHLGTDEKPLNIKVGMIVNADIVTGKKTILDYLLKPIFKTKQNALRER
- a CDS encoding type I secretion system permease/ATPase yields the protein MNNTKTDELLDCLVILTKLYNNPYSADALTAGLPYDKNLGGIELFSKNSKKSLFSRAAKRAGFASTLVKKELKDIPNLVLPCILVLKNQKACILQGFHDDKLSIIFPGFDGAATLVDVKDIEEEYLGYAFYLKKEFVIKNEINNLKNNPNEHWFWDTLKKSKPIYIDVLLASLIINLFVLAGPLFTMNVYDRVVPNNAIETLWVLALGVLVVYIIDLVIKLVRAYFLETASKKSDIIMSSIIYERVLDIKLSARPKSVGSFAQNLKEFDTLKSFFASASIAAIVDLPFCVIFLITIYFLAGHLVIVPIVVMFLILAYTFSIRKPLQKSIESTYEASAYKNGVLIESLNTLETIKTLSAASSSQWIYEEATGEIANKSIKSKILSSSIPMVTGFLVQFNTVAIIAMGVYMIKDMELSMGGLIASVILSSRAIAPMGQVASLISNYEQTKTAYKSLDDIMNLPVERENGRKFVRRNAFLGGIEFKNVHFSYPDAKKESLSGVSFKIEPGEKVAIIGKNGSGKTTIEKLIMGLYEPSSGSIHIDGIDTEQIDPVDLREHIGYVSQDIMLFKGTLRDNIIFKAPYVSDEEIISASNIACVNEFVNLHPLGFDMPVYERGEGISGGQRQAIAIARAFITNTPIMLLDEPTNQIDTQTENKIINNLKNACENKTLIVITHKQSLLKLVDRIIVIDNSKIVMDGKKDEVLKQLGAVK
- a CDS encoding EAL domain-containing protein, whose amino-acid sequence is MTLFKQIMFGAIVFILIILAIVGVKNYSTTNEFIQDQLSVNAKHTATSLGLAISTNLKKPIQSDISDEQTLQDIVAQENNQNNTSEDIKQTNIISNNTESNVGDIVDKEAVSLMIDSIFNSGFYKRISFKDVNDNVVYEAYQEDDYFGISDWFVKLVDIVPPESSFEIITWNKVGTVYVQISPVFAYSQLYTTLKVLFINLFIICVLSMVIIYFALKTILAPLNKVREQAEAILEHQFIIQNKLPFTQEIKKMVMAMNSMVGKVKDIFEKESETLDKYNELLYKDERTKLLNRRYFVNKFTELLNTEERSSGYCFLLSIKETYNFKKLLGFNKSLEFLQKIAELLKTNNHVFDNECIFSLNENDFIILGEKSQEFENSCYKILIDLELLFKEYDIDSNEFSIISSISSYENKKMNEILSELDLLLIKNKKNFSLNKSDSNASLVLGKEQYRDFINNAIEKDEFCFAMQDVLNNDEVYHSELYLRLNYNGELKSAGYFMPMVNELNLGKKLDLYVLNKAITSNFGKDISINISNEIIKEENYAELEKIFKIKHDNKIYLELPMNKDLDFRSLLSFAKFIRPYNIILGLDHFALNKENLNILNELNVSYIKIQSNLLLDLLEDANTSRAKDSLDIILNSKGVNIIVIGIENDETLQKVKKLNINLVQGRFLSEIRQG
- a CDS encoding transglutaminase-like cysteine peptidase, giving the protein MNNSIFIRVIFVALIFSITLFSSSFIKSETYKRMASTYGDSGVKKLEKLDKLISDLSGQNEAVKLVKVNEFFNNPSILRWADDKDTWGKTDYWANRFESLGKGRGDCEDFVIAKYLTLLNLGVSENKLFFTYVYANFGGKWISHMVLSYYEKPGDIPFILDSNTTTIKRANQRNDLKPVLTFNAKDLFLTKQASSGKLSAKSSKYTKDWSDYLEKLKKGDL